From a region of the Streptomyces tirandamycinicus genome:
- a CDS encoding TetR family transcriptional regulator: MNDVTDEKQDRATKPAKSEQTRTLILETALRLFQERGYDRTTMRAIAQEAGVSVGNAYYYFSSKEHLVQGFYDRIAEQHQAAAAEVLDGGEKDLAARIRGVLLGWLDIAEPYHEFASQFFKNAADPDSPLSPFSPESEGPREAAVDVHRRVLSGAAVKVDPELADALPRLLWLQQMGLVLFWVYDRSEGCANSRRLVERLAPVTARAISLSRFRILRPLVQETHELLRDFMPTAAGMAASGKPGRTAGRSSPSKGNDGRGGRRGRGSTP, translated from the coding sequence GTGAACGACGTGACGGACGAGAAGCAGGACCGGGCCACCAAGCCCGCGAAGAGCGAGCAGACCCGCACCCTCATCCTCGAGACCGCCCTCCGGCTCTTCCAGGAACGCGGCTACGACAGGACGACGATGCGGGCCATCGCCCAGGAGGCCGGGGTCTCCGTGGGCAATGCCTACTACTACTTCTCCTCCAAGGAACACCTCGTCCAGGGCTTCTACGACCGGATCGCCGAGCAGCACCAGGCGGCGGCCGCCGAGGTCCTGGACGGCGGCGAGAAGGACCTCGCGGCACGCATCCGCGGAGTCCTGCTCGGCTGGCTGGACATCGCCGAGCCGTACCACGAGTTCGCGTCCCAGTTCTTCAAGAACGCGGCAGACCCGGACAGCCCGCTCAGCCCCTTCTCACCCGAGTCGGAGGGCCCCCGGGAAGCGGCCGTCGACGTCCACCGGCGGGTGCTGTCCGGGGCCGCCGTCAAGGTCGACCCCGAACTGGCCGATGCGCTGCCGCGGTTGCTCTGGCTCCAGCAGATGGGTCTGGTGCTGTTCTGGGTGTACGACCGCTCCGAGGGCTGCGCCAACAGCCGCCGCCTCGTCGAGCGGCTCGCACCGGTGACCGCCCGGGCGATCTCGCTCTCCCGGTTCCGCATCCTGCGTCCCCTGGTACAGGAGACCCACGAACTGCTGAGGGACTTCATGCCGACGGCCGCGGGCATGGCCGCCTCGGGCAAGCCAGGACGGACGGCGGGCCGCAGCTCCCCGAGCAAGGGGAACGACGGGAGGGGCGGCCGCCGGGGGCGCGGTTCCACGCCGTGA
- a CDS encoding thiol-disulfide oxidoreductase DCC family protein: MARLTVLYDAQCPLCVHLRHWLLRQRQLVPLDLVPAASEEARRRFPALDHESTLREITVIGDRGQVYRSTAAWIVCLWALAEHRPKAHWLSTPAGQPFAKVTVLAAAKYRELTAAPCEGRCEVPAPPG; the protein is encoded by the coding sequence GTGGCGAGACTGACGGTGCTGTACGACGCGCAGTGCCCGCTCTGCGTCCATCTGCGCCACTGGCTGCTGCGGCAGCGGCAGCTCGTCCCACTGGACCTCGTCCCGGCGGCGTCCGAGGAGGCCAGGCGCCGCTTCCCGGCCCTCGACCACGAGAGCACCCTCCGGGAGATCACCGTGATCGGAGACCGGGGGCAGGTGTACCGGTCCACCGCCGCCTGGATCGTCTGCCTCTGGGCACTGGCCGAGCACCGGCCCAAGGCGCACTGGCTGAGCACCCCCGCCGGGCAGCCGTTCGCCAAGGTGACCGTCCTCGCCGCCGCGAAGTACCGCGAGCTCACGGCCGCCCCCTGCGAAGGGCGGTGCGAGGTACCGGCCCCGCCCGGCTAG
- a CDS encoding SCO4848 family membrane protein, giving the protein MKLSRPVSWFLLAFGVWSWVIWVTFVRNLWQDASGLAFDDAGDPTAYFWVHLLLAVTSLLLGTVIGAIGLRGVRALRRDHE; this is encoded by the coding sequence ATGAAGCTCAGCCGCCCGGTCTCCTGGTTCCTGCTCGCGTTCGGGGTGTGGAGCTGGGTCATCTGGGTCACTTTCGTGAGGAACCTGTGGCAGGACGCCAGCGGGCTCGCCTTCGACGACGCCGGTGACCCCACCGCGTACTTCTGGGTCCATCTGCTGCTCGCCGTTACGTCCTTGCTCCTGGGGACGGTGATCGGCGCGATCGGGTTGCGTGGCGTACGCGCACTGCGCCGCGACCACGAATAG
- a CDS encoding YihY/virulence factor BrkB family protein, translating into MDWLTRLPAIGPYVQRLMRTHAWRSYETLEEVRWTRLAAAITFISFLALFPLITVAAAIGAALLSKQQLKSLEDKLTEQVPGISDQLDLGALVENAGAVGLIAGALLLLAGIGWVGSLRECLRVVWGLDDKEGGNPVARKGKDAVILLGLGGVGLASSAASALGSSAVGWTADRIGIDGGGAGGVLLQTAALAVAVVADFLMLLYVLTLLPGVHPPRRRLIVAALVGAVGFESLKLLLSGYISGVAANSMYGAFGVPVALLLWINFTAKLLLFCAAWTATGSGSGAEEPVSDAAGDGPDRAAATAG; encoded by the coding sequence ATGGACTGGCTGACCCGGCTTCCCGCCATCGGACCGTACGTGCAGCGCCTGATGCGGACGCACGCATGGCGCTCGTACGAGACCCTCGAGGAGGTGCGCTGGACCCGGCTGGCCGCGGCGATCACATTCATCAGCTTCCTGGCGCTGTTCCCGCTGATCACCGTCGCCGCCGCGATCGGGGCCGCGCTGCTCAGCAAGCAGCAACTGAAGTCGCTCGAGGACAAGCTGACCGAACAGGTGCCGGGCATCTCCGACCAGCTCGACCTCGGAGCGCTGGTGGAGAACGCGGGCGCGGTCGGACTGATCGCCGGTGCGCTGCTGCTGCTCGCCGGTATCGGCTGGGTCGGCTCGCTGCGGGAGTGCCTGCGGGTCGTCTGGGGCCTCGACGACAAGGAGGGCGGCAACCCGGTCGCCCGCAAGGGCAAGGACGCGGTGATCCTGCTCGGCCTGGGGGGAGTGGGGCTGGCCTCGTCCGCCGCGTCGGCGCTCGGGTCCAGTGCCGTCGGCTGGACCGCGGACCGGATCGGTATCGACGGCGGCGGGGCGGGCGGTGTCCTGCTGCAGACCGCCGCCCTCGCCGTCGCCGTCGTCGCCGACTTCCTGATGCTGCTGTACGTCCTGACGCTGCTGCCCGGCGTCCATCCGCCGCGCCGCCGGCTGATCGTGGCGGCGCTGGTCGGGGCCGTCGGCTTCGAGTCGCTGAAACTGCTGCTCAGCGGCTACATCTCCGGTGTGGCGGCGAACTCGATGTACGGCGCGTTCGGGGTGCCCGTCGCCCTGCTGCTGTGGATCAACTTCACCGCGAAGCTGCTGCTGTTCTGCGCCGCGTGGACGGCGACGGGCAGTGGCTCCGGCGCGGAGGAGCCGGTCAGCGACGCGGCCGGCGACGGGCCAGATCGGGCAGCGGCCACCGCCGGTTGA
- a CDS encoding metallophosphoesterase: MLVVLLVIAVVVTLLVAVHWYVWRRLVRDTTAGPGAARRAGTAAVIVLPLFTVGAFTAGRADAPFWLKQTFAWPGYLWLATLLYLTLALVAGEAVRPLLRRALDRRAARRPAAPGVPLATADAVPVSSAGCPAAARPDAPEPPESPESPESGQGATATALAAPAGETPGAADGPGGPAPDAPGAPGTPVPAASPEGGGRPAGGMSRRLFVARVVGGAAAAAAAGTVGYGTYGVLRGPSVKRVTVPLAKLARGAHGYRIAVVSDIHIGPVLGRAHTQRIVDAINATQPDLVAVVGDLVDGSVADLGSAAEPLARLRARDGSFFVTGNHEYFSGADAWVDHVRELGLTPLRNHRVEIGGFDLAGVDDVAGEREGQGPDFARALGDRDRARAAVLLAHQPVVIHEAVRHGVDLQLSGHTHGGQLWPANYLAEMANPTLAGLERYGDTQLYVSRGAGAWGPPVRVGAPSDITVVELASRET, from the coding sequence GTGCTGGTCGTGCTGCTTGTGATCGCTGTCGTCGTCACCCTGCTGGTGGCGGTGCACTGGTACGTATGGCGGCGCCTGGTCCGCGACACGACGGCCGGGCCCGGTGCGGCCCGCCGCGCGGGTACGGCCGCCGTGATCGTGCTGCCGCTGTTCACCGTCGGCGCGTTCACCGCCGGCCGGGCCGACGCCCCCTTCTGGCTCAAGCAGACCTTCGCGTGGCCCGGCTACCTCTGGCTCGCCACGCTGCTGTACCTGACGCTCGCCCTGGTCGCGGGCGAGGCGGTGCGCCCCCTCCTGCGCCGCGCCCTGGACCGCCGGGCGGCCCGCCGCCCGGCGGCTCCCGGGGTCCCGCTCGCGACGGCGGACGCGGTCCCGGTCTCCTCCGCCGGTTGCCCGGCGGCCGCGCGGCCGGACGCGCCCGAACCTCCAGAGTCGCCAGAATCGCCCGAATCAGGTCAGGGCGCCACGGCGACCGCGCTCGCCGCACCGGCCGGGGAGACCCCCGGCGCCGCCGACGGCCCCGGCGGGCCGGCCCCCGACGCGCCCGGTGCCCCCGGCACCCCCGTGCCGGCCGCCTCGCCGGAGGGCGGCGGACGCCCCGCGGGCGGCATGTCGCGCAGGCTGTTCGTCGCACGGGTCGTCGGCGGGGCGGCCGCGGCCGCGGCCGCGGGGACCGTGGGCTACGGGACGTACGGCGTCCTCCGCGGACCGAGCGTCAAGCGGGTCACCGTGCCGCTCGCGAAGCTCGCACGCGGCGCGCACGGCTACCGGATCGCGGTCGTCAGCGACATCCACATCGGACCCGTCCTGGGCCGCGCCCACACCCAGCGGATCGTCGACGCGATCAACGCCACCCAGCCCGACCTCGTCGCGGTCGTCGGCGACCTCGTCGACGGCAGCGTCGCGGACCTCGGCAGCGCCGCCGAACCCCTCGCCCGGCTCCGCGCGCGCGACGGCTCGTTCTTCGTCACCGGCAACCACGAGTACTTCTCCGGGGCCGACGCCTGGGTCGACCATGTGCGCGAGCTCGGTCTGACCCCGCTGCGCAACCACCGCGTGGAGATCGGCGGCTTCGACCTCGCCGGGGTCGACGACGTGGCGGGTGAGCGCGAGGGGCAGGGACCGGACTTCGCACGGGCACTCGGCGACCGCGACCGGGCCCGCGCCGCCGTGCTCCTCGCCCACCAGCCGGTCGTCATCCACGAGGCCGTGCGCCACGGAGTGGACCTCCAGCTGTCCGGCCACACCCACGGCGGTCAGCTCTGGCCCGCCAACTACCTCGCGGAGATGGCCAATCCGACCCTCGCTGGCCTGGAGCGGTACGGCGACACCCAGCTCTACGTCTCGCGCGGCGCCGGGGCCTGGGGCCCGCCGGTGCGGGTCGGTGCCCCGTCCGACATCACCGTGGTGGAACTCGCCTCCCGGGAAACCTGA
- a CDS encoding ABC transporter substrate-binding protein → MPSIRLRILVTCLVLVLAGVGAWRLLPDEDPRTPITVGTTDVVTSLDPAGAYDAGSWALYGNVFQSLLTFRPGSATPVPDAAESCAFTGLNLQSYRCELRDDLTFGNGRRVTAQDVKHSFDRLLRIRSDVGPQTLFSTLRSVTAEGRSVIFSLGSRDATFPHKIATGAGSIVDRSVYPADSLRRGGSVDGSGPYLLGEYRPGAGATLKPNRSYRGAVTKRGGPVVIRYFERSEQLAAAWKAGSVDVAHRQLPPSVIAGLESGDDPVRIDEADSSEIRNLVFNVREGEPFAEKSVRRAVAAVVDRAAIATTVHKTTVEPLYSLVPQGISGHSTSFFDAYPQPDRDLAAELLEDAGVQTPVRFTLAHREDGAAAAEAAELRRQLESTGLFEVRLTAVEWRAFQKGYAAGRYDAYTVGWLPDFPDADNFVQPLVGRDSSLRSGYRSTLVDRLIQSTRQYGDRSRASRDFRSIQDAVAEDVPLVPLWQKKDYVLSNEDVAGSQNLSDGTGIWRLWELGWL, encoded by the coding sequence ATGCCTTCGATCCGGCTGCGGATACTCGTGACCTGTCTCGTCCTGGTGCTCGCCGGAGTCGGTGCCTGGCGGCTGCTGCCGGATGAGGACCCGCGTACGCCGATCACCGTGGGGACGACCGACGTGGTCACGTCCCTGGACCCGGCCGGGGCGTACGACGCCGGGTCCTGGGCGTTGTACGGCAACGTCTTCCAGTCGCTGCTGACCTTCCGGCCCGGTTCGGCCACTCCGGTCCCCGACGCGGCGGAGAGCTGCGCCTTCACGGGGCTGAACCTGCAGTCGTACCGCTGTGAGCTCCGCGACGACCTCACCTTCGGCAACGGCCGCAGGGTCACGGCGCAGGACGTCAAGCACTCCTTCGACCGGTTGCTGCGGATCAGGTCGGACGTCGGTCCGCAGACCCTGTTCAGCACGCTCAGGTCGGTCACCGCGGAGGGCCGGAGCGTGATCTTCAGTCTCGGCTCACGCGACGCCACCTTCCCGCACAAGATCGCGACGGGTGCCGGCTCGATCGTCGACCGCTCGGTGTATCCGGCGGACTCGCTCCGCCGGGGCGGCAGCGTCGACGGGTCCGGCCCCTACCTGCTCGGGGAGTACCGTCCCGGCGCCGGTGCCACGCTGAAGCCCAACCGCTCCTACCGGGGGGCCGTGACCAAGCGCGGCGGGCCCGTGGTGATCCGCTACTTCGAGCGGTCCGAGCAGCTCGCGGCGGCCTGGAAGGCCGGGAGCGTCGACGTCGCCCACCGCCAGTTACCTCCGTCGGTCATCGCCGGCCTGGAGAGCGGCGACGACCCGGTGCGGATCGACGAGGCCGACAGCTCCGAGATCCGCAACCTGGTCTTCAACGTCCGCGAGGGCGAGCCCTTCGCGGAGAAGTCCGTGCGGCGGGCGGTCGCCGCCGTCGTCGACCGCGCCGCCATCGCGACCACGGTCCACAAGACCACGGTCGAACCGCTCTACTCCCTCGTCCCGCAGGGCATCAGCGGGCACAGCACCTCGTTCTTCGACGCCTATCCGCAGCCGGACCGGGATCTGGCGGCGGAACTGCTGGAGGACGCGGGCGTGCAGACGCCGGTGCGGTTCACCCTCGCCCACCGGGAGGACGGCGCGGCGGCCGCGGAGGCCGCGGAGCTGCGCCGCCAGCTCGAGAGCACCGGGCTGTTCGAGGTGCGGCTGACCGCGGTGGAGTGGCGGGCGTTCCAGAAGGGTTACGCCGCCGGGAGGTACGACGCGTACACCGTCGGCTGGCTGCCGGACTTCCCGGACGCCGACAACTTCGTCCAGCCCCTGGTCGGGCGGGACTCCAGCCTGCGTTCCGGCTACCGGAGCACACTGGTCGACCGGCTGATCCAGTCCACCCGGCAGTACGGCGACCGGAGCCGTGCATCCAGGGACTTCCGGTCGATCCAGGACGCGGTGGCGGAGGACGTCCCGCTCGTGCCGCTGTGGCAGAAGAAGGACTACGTGCTCAGCAACGAGGACGTCGCCGGTTCTCAGAACCTGTCGGACGGCACCGGGATCTGGCGGCTGTGGGAGCTCGGCTGGCTGTGA
- a CDS encoding SGNH/GDSL hydrolase family protein, which yields MLPSAAHATPHHARSLDYVALGDSYAAAPGVPEQIDPACARSSSNYPHLVAARNKARLTDVTCSGATTADLAVAQGAVPAQYDALSRKTDLVTVSIGGNDIGFSKVLGRCAALAAGAPSASPCRDDLTQGGADQVEQSIAATAPKISRVIAEIRSRAPRARILMVGYPSLFPDSGVGCTSPGVPIAAGDFAFLRDKTKALNAMIARRAELGGATYVDTYTPTINHDMCRPVGERWIENLAPQPQAAPVHPNAQGEQAMAKAVNRALSRCGGAHRV from the coding sequence ATGCTGCCCTCAGCCGCACATGCGACGCCCCATCACGCCAGATCGCTCGACTACGTCGCACTCGGTGACTCCTACGCCGCTGCTCCGGGCGTGCCGGAGCAGATCGATCCGGCGTGCGCCCGCTCCAGCAGCAACTACCCCCATCTCGTCGCGGCGCGGAACAAGGCCCGTCTCACGGACGTCACCTGTTCCGGGGCGACCACAGCGGACCTGGCCGTCGCCCAGGGTGCCGTTCCCGCGCAGTACGACGCCCTCTCCCGGAAGACGGACCTCGTCACCGTGAGTATCGGCGGCAACGACATCGGCTTCTCCAAGGTGCTCGGGCGCTGCGCCGCGCTGGCCGCCGGGGCCCCGTCAGCGAGCCCATGCCGCGACGACCTCACGCAGGGCGGCGCCGACCAGGTCGAGCAGAGCATCGCGGCCACGGCGCCGAAGATCTCCCGGGTGATCGCCGAGATCCGCAGCCGGGCCCCGCGAGCCAGGATCCTCATGGTCGGCTACCCGTCGCTCTTCCCCGACAGCGGAGTCGGCTGCACAAGCCCCGGCGTCCCCATCGCCGCGGGCGACTTCGCCTTTCTGCGGGACAAGACGAAGGCCCTCAACGCCATGATCGCCCGCCGAGCCGAGCTCGGCGGCGCCACGTACGTCGACACGTACACGCCCACCATCAACCACGACATGTGCCGTCCCGTCGGGGAACGCTGGATCGAGAACCTCGCTCCCCAGCCCCAGGCGGCGCCCGTCCATCCGAACGCGCAGGGCGAGCAGGCCATGGCGAAAGCCGTGAACCGTGCGCTGTCCCGGTGCGGCGGAGCCCACCGAGTCTGA
- a CDS encoding D-alanyl-D-alanine carboxypeptidase — translation MSALRKTAWAVAVALLPALTAAPATAAAKAGTKDEKAPKPPAVMSTVGGAQLGRPGTQVRLAAGAPVLPKEVTGRSWIVADAESGEVLAAHNAHWRLPPASTLKMLFADTVLPKLSKDQQHTVTRDELAGVGVGSSLVGIKENQTYSVHDLWLGVFLRSGNDAVHVLSEMNGGIPRTVQEMQEHAEELQALDTRVVTPDGYDEKGQVSSAYDLTLIARSGLQKKDFREYCATARAQFPGEQKPGKKRESFQIQNTNRLLTGDFGVAPYQGMAGVKNGTTTLAGSTFTGVAERDGKVLLVTVMNPASKEGHAVYKETARLLDWGFAAAGKVEPVGELVPPRSADTGSSGDSGGSGDSGGAATGDSDGPASGGETGGKDGRDGRDGEERYGPDEASAASRGGTTGAGVAVSVAIVALVLLAVAGFLVNRRWPLPDLARRRPRR, via the coding sequence GTGTCTGCTTTGAGGAAAACCGCATGGGCGGTCGCCGTCGCGTTGCTGCCCGCGCTCACCGCCGCACCCGCGACCGCCGCGGCCAAGGCCGGCACGAAGGACGAGAAGGCCCCCAAGCCCCCGGCGGTGATGTCCACCGTCGGCGGCGCGCAGCTCGGCAGGCCCGGCACCCAGGTCAGGCTGGCGGCGGGCGCCCCCGTCCTCCCCAAGGAGGTGACGGGCCGTTCCTGGATCGTCGCGGACGCCGAGAGCGGTGAGGTGCTGGCCGCGCACAACGCGCACTGGCGGCTGCCTCCCGCCTCCACGCTGAAGATGCTCTTCGCGGACACGGTGCTGCCCAAGCTGTCCAAGGACCAGCAGCACACGGTCACCCGCGACGAACTCGCCGGGGTCGGCGTGGGCAGCAGCCTCGTCGGCATCAAGGAGAACCAGACCTACTCCGTCCACGACCTGTGGCTCGGGGTGTTCCTCCGCTCGGGGAACGACGCGGTCCATGTGCTGTCCGAGATGAACGGCGGCATCCCGCGGACCGTTCAGGAGATGCAGGAGCACGCGGAGGAGCTGCAGGCCCTCGACACCCGGGTCGTCACGCCGGACGGGTACGACGAGAAGGGCCAGGTGTCGAGCGCGTACGACCTGACCCTGATCGCCCGGAGCGGTCTGCAGAAGAAGGACTTCCGGGAGTACTGCGCGACCGCCCGCGCGCAGTTCCCCGGCGAGCAGAAGCCCGGCAAGAAGCGCGAGTCGTTCCAGATCCAGAACACCAACCGGCTGCTCACCGGCGACTTCGGCGTCGCCCCCTACCAGGGCATGGCGGGGGTGAAGAACGGCACCACCACGCTCGCCGGCTCCACCTTCACCGGTGTGGCGGAGCGCGACGGCAAGGTGCTGCTGGTCACCGTGATGAACCCGGCGTCGAAGGAGGGCCACGCGGTCTACAAGGAGACCGCGCGCCTGCTCGACTGGGGCTTCGCGGCGGCCGGGAAGGTGGAGCCGGTCGGCGAGCTGGTGCCCCCCAGGTCGGCGGACACGGGCTCGTCCGGCGACTCCGGCGGCTCCGGCGACTCGGGCGGTGCCGCGACGGGCGACTCCGACGGGCCCGCCTCAGGTGGCGAGACAGGCGGGAAGGACGGCCGGGACGGCCGGGACGGCGAGGAGCGGTACGGCCCGGACGAGGCGTCCGCCGCGAGCCGGGGCGGGACCACCGGCGCGGGCGTGGCGGTCTCGGTGGCCATCGTCGCGCTGGTGCTGCTCGCGGTGGCCGGGTTCCTGGTCAACCGGCGGTGGCCGCTGCCCGATCTGGCCCGTCGCCGGCCGCGTCGCTGA